A segment of the Spiroplasma helicoides genome:
TATTGCAGGTTTAGAAGTTGAACGTATTATTAATGAACCAACTGCTGCTGCATTAGCTTATGGTATTGATAAACAAGATAAAGAATTAAAAGTTTTAGTTTATGACTTAGGAGGAGGGACATTTGACGTTTCAGTTTTAGAATTAGCTGATGGTACATATGATGTTCTTGCTACTTCAGGAGATAATAAACTTGGTGGAGATGACTTCGACCAAAGAATTATGGATTGAATTGGAGAAAAAATTAAACAAGAATTTAATTTAGATCTATCAAAAGACAAAATGGCTTTACAAAGATTTAAAGATGAAGCTGAAAAAGCTAAAATTAACTTATCAAGTCAGCTAGAAACTGAAATTAATCTACCATTTATTGCGATGAATGAAAATGGACCAGTTAACTTCAGTTCTAAGTTAGCAAGAAGTGAATTTGAAAAAATGACAAAAGACTTGGTAGAAAGAACTAGAAAACCTGTAGAAGATGCTTTAAAAGAATCTAAACTTAAAGCAACTGATATACATGAAGTTTTATTGGTTGGGGGTTCAACAAGAATACCAGCTGTTCAAGCATTAGTTAAATCACTTTTAGGTAAAGAACCAAACAGAACAATCAACCCTGATGAGGTTGTTGCTATGGGAGCGGCTATCCAAGGTGGAGTTTTAGCTGGAGATGTTACAGATGTTTTACTACTAGACGTTACACCATTGACTTTGGGTATCGAAACAATGGGTGGAGTTATGACTCCTTTAATAACTAGAAACACAACAATTCCTACAGAAAAATCACAAATATTTTCAACTGCAGCTGATAACCAACCAGCAGTTGACATTAATGTTCTGCAAGGTGAAAGACCAATGGCAGCTGATAATAAATCGCTAGGTCAGTTCCAACTTACAGGAATTAAACCTGCACCAAGAGGTGTACCTCAAATTGAAGTTACATTTAAAATTGATGTTAATGGTATAGTTTCTGTTACAGCCAAAGATAAACAAACAAATGAAGAAAAAACAATTACAATTTCAAATTCAGGAAGTTTGAGTGAAGAAGAAATTCAAAGAATGGTTAGAGAAGCAGAAGAAAATGCTGAAGCTGATACTAAAAAACGTAAAAATATAGAATTAAAAAATAAAGCTGAATCATATATAAATATTATTGAAGAATCATTGAAAGAATCTGGTGATAAAGTAAGTCCAGAACAAAAAAAACAATCTGAGGAATTATCAAAATCTATTCGTGAACTAATTGCAAAAGAAGATTATGAAGCTTTGGAACAAAAAATGACTGAACTAGAACAAGCTATGAAAATGGCTTCTGAAATGGCAGCGCAACAATCTCAAGCTGACGCAAAACCTGAAGAAGATAAAAAAGATGATTCAAAAGACGGTAAAAAATAATAAATTAATTTATAGTTTGATCAGTTTTATTGTGGAGAGCGAGGTTTCTTATGGCTAAGAAAAGAGATTATTATGAAGTTCTTGGAGTAAGCAAAACCGCTACAGAAGATGAAATAAAAAAAGCATATAGAAAAATGGCTAAACAATTTCACCCTGATGTAAACAAGAATCATGACGCAGAAGAAAAATTTAAAGAAGCAACAGAAGCTGCCGAAATATTGTTAGATGCTAAAAAAAGAAAAATTTATGACCAATATGGTCATGATGGTTTACAAGGTATGGGATCTAATTTTGGTGGATTTGGAGACTTTAGTGACTTCTTTAGTAACATGGGCTCAGGTGGAGGAGACTTCTTTTCTGGAATGGGTGGAGCAGGAGATTTCTTTTCGGATGTTTTTTCTAGCTTCTTTGGTGGTCAAACATCAGGTTCAAGAAATAAAGGATTTCAAGGAAACTCAAGAGGTAAAGATATTGTCTTAGAAGTAGAACTTTCATTGAAAGAATTATTATTTGGTGTTGACAAAGATGTTGAGTTAGATTTAATTGCTAAATGTGAAGACTGTGATGGAATTGGTGCAAAAAGTGAATCTGATATAATTACTTGTGATGTATGTAATGGAATAGGGTCAGTTCAAGTAGTTCAAGATTTAGGAATTGCAAAATTTCAAACACAACAAGCATGTCCTAAATGTAAAGGTAGCGGTAAGTCAATTCAAAATCCATGTAAATCATGTTCTGGAAATGGTTGCGTAAATAAAAGAGAAAAAGTAACTATACCTATACCAAAAGGTTTAACACCTGGTCAAAGAGTTATGTTGAAAAATTCTGGTAATTATAGTACTAATGGTGGTTCAAAAGGACACATATATGCAGATATTTATCTAAGTTCTAAAAGTCAAATACAAATATTTGACAAATATAACATAAAAGGAACTTTAAATTTATCATATATTGATGCTTTACTTAAAAAAGAAGTTTCAGTCGAAACACTTGATGGTACAGTAAAGGTCGACATTCCTAACGATGTAAAAAATGGTGATATCATTAAAGTGA
Coding sequences within it:
- a CDS encoding DnaJ C-terminal domain-containing protein, which codes for MAKKRDYYEVLGVSKTATEDEIKKAYRKMAKQFHPDVNKNHDAEEKFKEATEAAEILLDAKKRKIYDQYGHDGLQGMGSNFGGFGDFSDFFSNMGSGGGDFFSGMGGAGDFFSDVFSSFFGGQTSGSRNKGFQGNSRGKDIVLEVELSLKELLFGVDKDVELDLIAKCEDCDGIGAKSESDIITCDVCNGIGSVQVVQDLGIAKFQTQQACPKCKGSGKSIQNPCKSCSGNGCVNKREKVTIPIPKGLTPGQRVMLKNSGNYSTNGGSKGHIYADIYLSSKSQIQIFDKYNIKGTLNLSYIDALLKKEVSVETLDGTVKVDIPNDVKNGDIIKVKNHGLYEGVKSSHRGDLLLEVNIVLPTKISNKEKEKLLELQKETTFKVENDYKE
- the dnaK gene encoding molecular chaperone DnaK — encoded protein: MAKEKIIGIDLGTTNSVVAVIEGGQPIVLENPEGQRTTASVVAFKNSDIIVGGAAKRQAVTNPNTAISIKREMGTNHKTNLEGKDYTPEQISAEILRYLKKYAEDKLGTKIKKAVITVPAYFNDAQRKATKDAGTIAGLEVERIINEPTAAALAYGIDKQDKELKVLVYDLGGGTFDVSVLELADGTYDVLATSGDNKLGGDDFDQRIMDWIGEKIKQEFNLDLSKDKMALQRFKDEAEKAKINLSSQLETEINLPFIAMNENGPVNFSSKLARSEFEKMTKDLVERTRKPVEDALKESKLKATDIHEVLLVGGSTRIPAVQALVKSLLGKEPNRTINPDEVVAMGAAIQGGVLAGDVTDVLLLDVTPLTLGIETMGGVMTPLITRNTTIPTEKSQIFSTAADNQPAVDINVLQGERPMAADNKSLGQFQLTGIKPAPRGVPQIEVTFKIDVNGIVSVTAKDKQTNEEKTITISNSGSLSEEEIQRMVREAEENAEADTKKRKNIELKNKAESYINIIEESLKESGDKVSPEQKKQSEELSKSIRELIAKEDYEALEQKMTELEQAMKMASEMAAQQSQADAKPEEDKKDDSKDGKK